GGCTTCAACGGATACAAACTCGTGTAGCTTCATTTTAGGGTACGAATGCATGTATTCTctacttttgtaattattattcttcATCTTTATGGTATTACTTATGGGGTGTACTTTTGTGCAATCGCATTATTCAAAATCGAAGGATTGTCCGAAAATGCAAGTGGATGTCTAAAAATCCAGGATAAAATAAACTGGCAACTCCAAGTCGCTGGACCATGGATATAAATGCTGACAGTCTCCGACTACAGCATCAGTTAGATACAACTCGATCAAAATGAAATTTGTAAGTACAAGTATGGTGCACAATTGGCACGCTCGAGTTAAGCCAAATATGATGTACACTCGTAAGCTATAGGAATATCTGACACTAATTATGTATCACAGGTAGTGCTTTCCCTCCTCGTCGCCGTGGCCTGTGCCGACCGGCTGTACGAGCCCCCAGCGGCTCGTGCTGACTCCGACGAAATCGCCATCTTGAGGGACGAGCGCGTGATCGAGGACGACGGAAGGTACAACTTCGATATGGAGACTGCCAACGGCATCAAGGTGTCTGAGTCTGGCTCTCCTGTAGGAGACGAAGGAGCCATCAACAGTGCCGGATCCTTCTCGTACGTAGTAATAAGTGGTCTGCATTAGAATACacaattatatgaatatactcgcatacaaaacactcacacgaattatatgtatatgtcctcTGTAGCTACCGACCAGTCTGTAAAATGTCATAGGTATTGTTACAGTGTATTGCCTAAATTATAGGAATGTCAAGAATAGACATAGGTGTGATCTATAAAAAAGGCTCATTATATAGAGGTTCATCATTGCATTATTTTGTTGACAGGTACACCGCTCCTGACGGCACTGACGTCCACCTCCAGTATGTAgctgacgagaacggcttccagccaCAGGGTGACCACTTGCCAGTGGCTCCTGAGTTCCCCCAcccgatccctcagttcgtcctcgaccagatcgccttTGCCGCTGAGGAGGACGCTCGCCAGGCCCGTGGAGAGGTCTCCCGCTCCTACGGTGCTCCTCATGATGACTAAACACTTAACCAAAAATTTCTACCGCCgactttttctatctatattcatataaactgACATAACATCTGCTAATGCAGACCATCTCCTATTTATTGTTACATAAATAAATCTCACATCAAATTCAACCTTTTTATTTTGCTATCAACGAAATTACATATACGATATGGAAGCATATTACAATGCCGTAcgtaatttcatatacatatgaatttacaCACGAATATTCGATCGCAGATTACAAACTGGAACTTGTGTAAAGTCGGGAAGAAAATACTTTACAATAGCAAAGGAAACGTCAAACTGTTACTCTTCGAGAGAGACTATATTACTATTAAACTCATAAACTGAAGCCGATACTTGGAGGAAATTTGGACAGGATTATAGCAGTCGGAAAGACATATAGAAAAGCTGATTTGTCAAAGAGAAAGAGGTCAGCGTTCCCCTTACATGTGTCTATTTTTCATCAGATATatgagtgaataaatatatattcacctatTTCAGTGCACGTACGCAGACgcatactctctctcacacacctatacatgcatacacacatacacatatctgtgtgtgtgtgtgtgtgtgtgtgtgttgtgtggtgtgtgagtgtgtatgtgtatgagtgtgtgagtgtgtgtgtgtgcatgcatgtacatgtacatgtatatgtatatgtatatgaatgtgtgtatatattcactgatttatatatatatatatatatatatatatatatatatatatatatatatatatatatatataaatgcaacatAAACACGGAGACATATGTTGAACATGGAAAAGGTACAGATATGTTGGCTTTTCATGAAGAAAACATTAATATCCTGACAATGTTTTCAGTTTTAATGATGTAAAGATCTTGTGGCTATGaaatcataatacatattttacttGAACTCAATAAAAATGTAGTCTACCTCGTTGGCGAGCAAAGaaagtcatttatttttttagtgaaaGAATCAATTTAATAGTTAATATGacataaaaatattactatttacACTTGGTCCATAACGTTTAGAACCCATAAATCTAAGAAAGTCCTATTATTTCTGCGAACTGCTACAATGCATTCTTACATCGATGAATAAAAGgtatatttgtgattattaattacatatttctAGATGTAGAATTCTTTTTAGTTGAAATTTCTTATCCGGGATAACCCAGTTTTTCTATTCTCACTAGTTCATGTTGAATACATTGCAAAACCATTTATTAAGCCATATTCATAGTGTATGTGATGTGAAAGTATTTTGTTCTTTAGAAAAGTACTGACCAGATAATATAAGCAATAcagacaagaaataaagaaaataaagcaaatgaCTATAAAAAAGTGATTAATACCGCAATTATTAGATATACTGATTTTTAAGCAATTCTTTTCTTTAAGCTTATACTTGCAAATATTAAGTTTTACAAACGTAATGTTATATGCACGTCTAAATGGCTATATAATGATATTCaggtttacacacatacacacacgcacacacacatacacacacacacacacacacacacacacacacacacacacacacacacacatatatatatatatatatatatatatatatatatatatatatata
The Penaeus monodon isolate SGIC_2016 chromosome 9, NSTDA_Pmon_1, whole genome shotgun sequence DNA segment above includes these coding regions:
- the LOC119576867 gene encoding cuticle protein AMP1A-like, encoding MKFVVLSLLVAVACADRLYEPPAARADSDEIAILRDERVIEDDGRYNFDMETANGIKVSESGSPVGDEGAINSAGSFSYTAPDGTDVHLQYVADENGFQPQGDHLPVAPEFPHPIPQFVLDQIAFAAEEDARQARGEVSRSYGAPHDD